Sequence from the Cucumis sativus cultivar 9930 chromosome 1, Cucumber_9930_V3, whole genome shotgun sequence genome:
TATATACGTTTGTTTATGAGCTATTTTTGATACCCTGAAATCATTTGATTCATAGACCTATTATCTTTTATGCTATGAGTTGGTctaaatgtatattttgttgtCTCCATTAGACTGAGGATCCACTATCTTTTCATTGTAGATAATATATGGGTCCTCGAAAATGTTCTGCTTAGTTTTCCTGATAATTTATGTTCCAGACTTATGATGGAATGATTATTGGAGAACATTCTAGGGAATCAGATCTAGATGTAAGTTGAGAACTTTATGTTTAGACTTTGGATCGAAGTTGTAATTTCTACTTGATTTACATggtaagcaattttttttttctaggttAATCTTGTaagaactaaagaaaactTACCAATATCTGTTCTGCTTGCAAAGATGAAAACGTGAAGCTATCTCCACCTCGACTTGTATGTTATTTCTACATTGAGTTccaattgtatatattttagtgttaTTGTGAATCCAGTATCCAAGATGTAGAATTCAGTTCTAGAACGTCAGGACACGAGTAGGCTGAAAAGCTTTATTATCTTTTCCTAAGTATGATTACTCACACTAACATCTAATTCTAAACTTAAATGCAGAGATGAGTCTTGAAGAAGCGATAGGATACGTTGCATCTGATGAACTCATTAAGGTAGTTTATGgtttattcattcaaattgtCTTTCCCAAGGTCAATATAGCCCCTTTATGTTCACTAAAGATGTTGCAATTAATTCACGAGATTGCATTTGGGTAAATTTATGCTTTATTAAGGTAGTTTATGCTTTATTCATTCAGCAATGGAGTTGGTACCATGTTTATGCAATCCAAAGGGACTTGATTTACATGATGTCTAAGGAATTAGCCTTTTAGTTGAAAAATGTAGTCTCATATTTTCGGACTATACTTAAGTCCTCTTCTTCTAAGTTATTGTCTGCTTTGTCAGACATCTTTCAAAAGTCTACAAAAGACGATGGTTATTTGCAGGCATACCTCTAttggttgaaaaatgaaaacttgtGCTTTTGTGATAGGTTGACTTTGTTATTAGTTAGGTTACTTCAGTTGTTGGTTCATAAGCATATTATGGTAGTTACTGCTAGTTGTCTTGTGTATCTTTGCACTTCAtccatttcttttaatgaCTTTTGCTTCTTCTATGTCTTGGAGTTCTTTTGTTTCGTATGGGCTAGGGTATTTTGTATATTCTATATATTCCAATACTAGTTCTATTTGAACTATTTGCAGCCCACAATTGGTGAAATTTCTTCAATATCAGATAAAAGTATCTAGTCAAATCTCTTAGGGAAGACAATAAAGTTAGAAACAGAGGATTAGGAGACACACCCATAGAGTTTATTAGAACTCTTGCCTAAAAATTAGAATTCTTCATTCCAAGCATCcttctaattataattttaaaactaaactgaattttcaaatgaaacagGGAGATGGCTGTTGAATTTCGATCTAGAGATTCTGACCTATGGAAGCACATTTATGCAAATGAGTACATGAAATGTGAAGTGATAGAGTGTTgtgaatctttaaaaaatgtcctGAATGTTCTGGCAGTtggagaaaatgagaaaatgttCCAAGCTACATTCCTACTTATTGAACCAAACATCATCAAATAATCATAgttctttcctttttgtcagttgcagttttttttttttttttttttttttgtcgacTTTGACACTtgaacaagtttttttttttatgaggaTATATTAAGAATCTTGCTTTTAAGGcttcctcttttctctctcGCTTTATTTGAATGATAGTAAATGgttcaaattagtttattacAACAATGATTTGTATGTAGTTTCATTTATAATgtcaatatatcaaaattcttGATTAATTGACTGCAGTTCAAAGAAAGTGTTAAACAATTTGCTCAAGATAACATTGCTCCCCATGCCACAAAAATTGATCAACCCAACTCTTTTCCAAATGTCAGTTGGAAGTCCTTCTCTATATGTTTAATGAGTTGCTATATGATTTGACTAAAATGTATTGTATTGTAGGATGTTAACTTATGGAAGCTCATTCGGGACTTCGATCTCCATGGAATTAGAACATCAGGTACATGTCAATGGCCCCTTCTTAGTTAATGTCGTTCATATTATAGGATTAAGAGTAATAGATACCTTAATTGGTGTTATGTTTGTACTTATTGCTATTGCTAACTTGCTACTTGTGTAAATTGTCATGGATTTTATGTCGTACTCATTGGTAGAgctttttttggataagaaactAGGAGACCTTTAATTTCTGTTAAGCCATAAATGATACAAGTTGTTCTAGTTTCATTTTCCTAGTACCTTAATATTTCTTGGCTTCGTTAACTAAAGTGGATTACACATGAAAACTGTCTTATTTCTGATATTTGTAGATTTGAAAGTGTTTGACTCCTTAAGATGGAAACTTTTCGGTTCTTGTCGGATAACGTTTCTTCCAACCTTATTGACAGTGAACTAATAATGGATTCTTAAGTTTCATTCATCTCGATTATTACTTATGATTActtattcaataatttccTTGTAGATTACTTATTTATATCCAGGTAAATTTTCTAAAGAGCAATGATACAAgagttgtaatttgtaaaaagtttcaatattGTAGACCAAATGGATGTTACGGTGATGTTGTTATTCTACATTTGTGCTCTGCTATGTAGTTGTTTCTCTTATCGACGCATGTAGTGATAGGTAATGCTCAATGTTGAAAGTTTCTATAAGAGTTGTACTCTCTTGTCCTATGATGgatgcttatattcatgttgtctttgtaggttcaactggagtCGACAACTTCATAAGTTTactttcaaagaacattttcagagacgaacattctcggttggtcgtttatgcttctgcagaaaatcttgttagatgtattataatgctatttaaaatattttttgattaagggttgGGATTccgtacttgtaaattgttgacacttgattggaaatgtacgaatattataaattgtattatatcgtatatatatttaagtgttggctacttttttctatatgggtgtcaatattataaattcaaaattgtcattctcaattacattattgtcattcaaatggttcgtgtaatggtggagcggcaaggagaacaggaaaaaactgtagtaaattgagaaatttgcaaaagaaaataaatgacgtaataaatgaatttgtgacaGTTATTAATTGTTGTCAATCCGAAAAGAATGACagttgtttaataaaataaattgtcacgattgccctatatgtgacaggaaaaaaatgtcatcaatagcaaaacaatgacatttttatacaaaaaaaaaaactgtcgcggttaacatattcatgacaattagaaaatgtcataataaatgaatttgcgacatttatttaaccgttgttaatacacaaatgatgatagttatttgttgtcataaaataaaatgtgacagttatttgacgtCGTTGAATTctgattaacgacatttatttcatgtcataaaataacttattgccacagtttttaaaaactgtcatcGAAGGATTTTCCATGACTCTCGTTtttatgactgaaaataattGTCGCGAATTTCGTTTATGACattaaataactgtcatcgtAGACCACTTTTCTGCTAGTCTCTTGGGAAATTAGGCCCATGAAGGTGAAGTCGAATAAGACATTTTAGCAAATGAGTTTCACTTGGAAGAGCAATTAAACTTGTGTAATTCATCGTGGTTTAAATTCTCAAGTCCAATTGAGGAAGGCAACATTCTTACTGTACTCTTCAAATTCATCTCCCTTAAAGATTAATGTAAGCATATTTAAAAGGTAGATACATAATTCTGTTATAGGTAGGAAGCTTCATTTATGGGGTAGAtacataattttgttataggtAGAAAGCTTCATTTATAGTCTTTATTCTTTGACTACAAATATTATAGAGAAATTGCATTTTATAgcaaaacatatttatatatttacaaccgtgatttttcaattttttttattttgtgtttatagcaaaattcacctttttttttttttttttttatctaggTGGGTTTATAGGTTTTAGATTCACCCAATTAATGCAATTATAGAGTTTTAGATTCTTTTAAAAgagctatatatataaaaaaaaaaaaaaacactccACCGCCcttctttattaaaattgtattgttttttttttttcttttcttcttaaaaaataatgacaaaactTCTACTGACccaattctttaaaaaaatttaactacTCTGTTTTAAACGTAATAATAACTGAAACCTACATTtacatttcttccattttcctttctttaattccatttaacttcaaccaaaaacaaaatctttacatattttaatcaatcaacAAATCAGATAATTAGTGAATAACTAACGAGTAATCTATATCAATCaaatataactattattatcaaaataacaattagACAAGTATcaattattatcaaattatatttcaaacattAAGAATATGTACTATATAGTAATTAGataataatcaatattattgaCTAATTATCATAgagtaattatatataattgatatcaTTAGCAATTCTATAACAATCGTAACAATGACATAATACTCAAATTcttaacaattataaaaaataaatgtaagaTAATTAGATGTAGCAATCAATTTCATTTGcaattaaataacaatcaaTACTAAATCAAGTAACAAccacaattaacataaaaatttatgtgacaaaaaaagtaatcaaatGGTAATCCAAAAGTAATCCATGAGTATTTCAAAAGACTAACTAAAATTAGATGACAATTAAAAGGTAATCAAATGCggaactaaaattgaaaaagaaaaaaagaagaaggtgaTCCGATGATGGAAATGAGACAGTTAAATGGTGGTAATGAGTGAAGGTAATCAAATGACTAGACTTGTTGGAAAATGAGGGATGTTTTGGACCTTTTACTTTAAGCTCATCAACAAAATTGGATTAGGCTGATTGAatttgtcaatttaaaaattcaagtgaCGTGATCTTAATTTAACTAGTTAActtttttgggattttttttaaaaataacgtgttttgtgtaaatattttgaaaaatagggttgtttaataagaaattataagaataaggTTGTTTCCAAAactattctaaaaaataggtgtttttctcaaattggacgaagtcgtgtacggggtacacgacttccagAATGTACAGTCAAcacattttttgaaattggacgaagtcgtgtacggggtacacgacttcctgAATGTACACGTCAGCACATTTGACCAGTTTGCTCTACGTATGGACGAGTTTGACCCACGTGGACTGAAGTCGTGTACCGGGTACATGACttcctaaataattttttttaattattatattttaaaagattaactatttttaggataaaaacatttgtgaaagacggattttttttaaaaaaataatgtgtttttaaaaagtattcaCAAAATTAGGGTAGTTGggaatttatgtttttgtttaaatgtccaactttaaatatgtgaaaattttagtttttgtttaaatgtccaaatttttggtaatttatgtttatttaagaattgagttctaaacaaatttaaaaaaaataaaaacaaaattttgattatggtAAGtggtaaaacaaaaaaccaaaggTAAAATACATTATTAGTGATATCTTATaagaatttttgttaatttatttaaaaaatcttgtGGCTTAAGAtagattgagaaaaaaatattttgaacgtttttttaatacttggttctctatttttttaaaaaatatattatatattgatattattaagaaTACTCCTACATCTAAATCACGTATTAGcaacttctaatttataattaattttaaaaagtccaattttttatttatacaacttGAATAAGTTCtagcaaattttaaaaacacttaaattatACAACTTAAGAATCTTCCTCATCTCCCTCTACGACATCATCGCCTTGTCGTCGTCGCGTCGAATGCGTCTACGATCTGTGTCGGCAACATTTAAACGTCGAGTCTGCTGAACAAGGTGGTCTATATCTCCCATGACTTCGTCACACATTGgtctaaaaatttcaaaattgttttccaTGGACACTTGACGTAcgtcttcaacaaaattattctgaacgattgtaaataatattattaaaaaatgttcatgcttgtattaaatttataaatcatattaaaactattaccATGCGATAACAGTAAGCGCCATCAGGTGTCATGAAGGGTCTTGTAATTGACGTGTACCAGGAAAAGTAGTTATTTGATATTGTCGGCTTTTGTGTTGCTTCTGCTTCGGCACAAAAATTATTTCGTGAATGCCACATTGCTATATGCTCTGCATGAATCCTACTCCAACCTTGATCGTGCTTGCctcttaaataaatttggtGTAGGCCCTGATCTGTGGAGCAAAACTCTGGTGGTGTTTGTAGCATATGGAACTGTCGCAATACACGATATGTTTGATGCTTCTCAACGAGATGAAAGCAAATCATAGGACCCACATATGTCCACGTCGCTTGACCGTTATGACATTGATGTGGAAGCAATGTCATAATGTTGGGCGTGTATGGTGTCCAATTAATctgttaaaaaaatcaaacataaggAAGCAACAAAAAACATGTCTACGCAATATTggtataatattttactaccTGAGAGTTGATCAGCCGATCAAAAAACATTCGGTACGTGATCAACATATTTGCTGACAGTTCTGACGATGGTATAACACCGTTCCATCTAATGTGAGAAATGAATCATTAATAAGTTATAAACCCTgcaaattttactaaaaaataatatatatatatatatatatatatatatatatatatatatatatatataaaatacttGAAACTCAAAGGTCGACCAACTGACACCTCAACTGATACTTGTGGTGTCAGAATATGAAATCTGTCATACGCCCATACTTGTAACAATATTAATAGGCCAGCAATCTCTAAAGATCGTGCATTACTTGCTCAACACAATTCCCTATACAACCACGTGAGGCATGCAACGCCCCAAGCATACGTACCATCCtggtcaaaattaattaaaagcgGGAGGAACATACAGTGGACCAGggtgtttgatttgtttgcAAATAGAAAGCCTCCAATTAACTGCATAATGTATGCACGAGCGTATCTTTGAACGCTCACTACATCAGCATCCGGTGGCAATTCTGTGAACTGTTCTGCCAACCAAGGAAGGCTCAACCGTTGACCTTTCATTTCAGGTGGACGAACTCCCAAGTAATCCTCATAGAGTACATTCCATTCATATAATAACGACCCTACCACAGGCTCACCATCCATAGGTAACCCTAACTGAACTGCAACATCATGTAGGGTGATCGTGCATTCCTCACAAGGCATATGAAATGTGTGGGTCTCTGGTCTCCAACGCTCGACCAGAGCAGTAATCAAATGCCAGTCCAACTGCATAAATCCTATCTGGGAAGCCCCTAGAAATCCAGCAGCCTctaaatatggtaaaataCGTTGATCGAATGGGATCGGGCGCTGAGATGTTGCCTCTCTTCGTTGACAACTCAAAACAACTGTGGAGGAGGCCTCCCATATAGACTGTGAACGATGGGATGGTTGTAGATATAGGTGTGTAGGATCACTCGGCCCAGGTTCCATTATGCAAATAACCTAAAAAATATCGAAATACTACGAGGATCAATTGACCCAAATTCCATTACGTGATtgcaatattataaatttaagttgttaattttacatatcaataaattataattaaagtatTCATCAAAGACTAAGATATACATCAAACAATTACATAGAAGTCATGCATTAATAATTACatcaaaccctaaaataattacatattagtgtcttgaagaagaagaagcacgTTGAGGACAAGTACGAATGTTATGTCCTTCTACTTTACAGACCGTGCATCTGATTGATTGACTAGACTCTTTCCAATCCATTTCATTTTGGATCCTTGTAGTTCTTGGTCGACCGGGTCCTTTAAGTAAGTCTGCATTGGGGCGAACTTCAGTGAATGATATCTCTGGCCAATAATCTGAGTGTTGGATTTGATGGAAGCGACCGTCATAACAACGTTTGAATGTCGACAACAAGTAGCATTCATCAATGTATGGTACGTATGTCAAGTGCATGTAATTACAAACTGCAATTACATGCGAACACGGAATCTTAAACGACTGCCAGTTATTGCAAGAACATGTCCCTTCCATCAAACTTACTACCTGTGTGTGTTGGTCTTTGTATGGAGAAATCATACTCATACCCATGTGAACCTCAAACGTCTGGGTTTCTCTATCATTGGATGTCACTGAATGTGCAGAAGCTCGTTTTTCCCACTTCTTAAGCTTTCTTATCATATATTCTGTATAAATATCACCACGATCGAGTGCTTCACTTATCTCAGCTCGTCGACGTTTAAAATAAAGGATTGTGCGATAAAATGTTAGTCTAACCAAAGAAGTTATGGGTAACATTCAAGCTCCTTTAAATACATCGTTCATACATTCAGCTGCATTGCTTGTCTTCCACTCATATCGAGACCCATTGTCATGGGACTGAGTCCATTTTTCCACGTCAATATCTTCAAAAAACTCAAGACACTCTGGGTTCAATCGTTGTAGtactttcattatttttataaatttgtgcCTTTGGTGTTGATTACCTGCCCTAAACACCAAATCTTTTAGTTGCTTCGATTTATATTTCTGATTGAAGTTGCTAGCAACATGACGAAGACAATATCGATGGATAGCTCGAGGTTCACTCCAACCTACCTCTTCATTGTTAATGGCAGAAAGAATGCCCCTATATCTGTCAGAGATCAAGCAAATACCATATCGATCAGTAACGTATTCGCAAAGTGCATGAAGAAACCATGACCAACTAGACGTGTTTTCCCCTTCCACTATAGCAAATGCAAGAGGAATATATGATCATTTGCATCAATAGATAAGGCAGTTAACATTTTTCCCTTATACTTTCCATACAAATGGGTTCCGTCGATCTGAATTAATGGTCTACAATACTTGAACCCTTCTATTGTAGGACCAAATGACCAGAAAACCCTTCAAAAAATGGTTGTACCTGGTACATCGGatggaagaaaaaaccaaTCAACTCGAGTTCCCGGATTATAATGTACAACGACACTCAACCAGTATGGAAGCTCATTATATGATTTCTCTCAATCACCAAAAACAACAATCAAAGCTTTTTTCTTCGCTTGTCAAAATCGTCCATACTTAACATTGTAACCGTATTGTTGTTTTATGATTCCATAAGCACAGACATCAGCTTTCAccatattttgaatttgaacacTCATGAAATTTGAATCTAGCTGTGAGTGATCTTGTGTTAAATTTGAGTACGGACACGAGTGTGCTCTCCTTAGAGCTTAGTTATTTCAAACAATCTGTGGCTCTTACGCTTTGTAGCACGTAACCTCCAGTTGTAGCCATTACTCCACTGTTTGCATCGAATATTCCACAAATGTTGGTTTGATTCGACTACAACAATTTCATAGTGTTGTGTCACACAATACCTTTTAACAGCCAACAGAAGATCTTCCTTACAGTCAAAGATCATTCCCTTATGTATTAAACAAGATGTGTCAACAAATACGTTTCTATTTGCCAATGTAGAGCCTTATTCACAAACAGAATTCGCAATGTCCCAATCTATTTGTGTAAATATATCGGACGagatcatttcattttcttcctctatattttcttcattaccAAATAGTTCATCGACTTCTACATCTATATCACTATCTCCATCATTATCAGGTTCAAGAATAACTAAATCTTCAGGTCGCAACGACATATTTAATTAGCTGTTAAATATGAAAACGATCACCAATTTAAtgtatctatttattttattagtaatGTAGTGTACACAATAATGTAGGGTTTACTCTtggatttttatttagttaaatatgatttggctttggttttttcttttaggtttttattaataattatatttttaaataataataataataattattattattgttattaggGTTCATTAAATAAGTTTAGGTGGtgcattaaaaaagaagaaaagtacaTTAAAGGTGCATTAATTATGTTTcccttttagatttttattaacaacaacaacaacaacaacaacagcaacaacaacagcagcaacaacaacaacaacaacaacaacaacaacaacaacaacaacaacaacaggAACAACAACAACCACAACAACAACCACcaccacaacaacaacaacaacaacaacaacaacaacagcaacaacaacaacaacaaccacaacaaccacaacaacaacaacaacaacaacaacaacaacaacaacaacaacaaccacaacaacaacaacaaccaaaacaacaaccacaacaacaacgcaaacaacaacaacaacaacaacaacaaccacaacaacaacaacaacaacaacaacaaccacagcaacaacaacaacaacaacaacaacaacaacaacaacaaccacaacaacaacaacaacagcaacaacaacaacagcagcaacaacaacaacaacaacaacaacaaccacAACAACAACCACAACAACCACaaccacaacaacaacaacaacaacaacaacaacaacaacaacaacaacaacaacaacagcaacaacaacaacaacaaccacAACAACAACCACAACAACCACaaccacaacaacaacaacaacaacaacaacaacagcaacagcagcagcaacaacaacagcaacaacaacagcaacaacaacaacaacaacaccAACAACAACCCCAACAACAACACCAACAACAACACCAACAACAGCAGCAACAAACATACATGTGAAGCGGAAGGAGACAATGGAGGATTTAAGAAACgtacaacaaaaattaaattattttatcaacataataaaaaataaaataatacaaaatcgTGTACCCGatccacaatttttttaaaaaataaacctttaTGACGAAAATACACAACCGAAAAAATAGAtgaacaaaagagaagaggaaaggtgaagagaggaagagaaattttgaaattgggagGGAGAATGAAATAGGaagagaaaagatgaagagaggaagaggaaattTGAGATTGGGAGGGAGAATAAATTAGGAAGAGGaaagatgaagagagaaaaaagaaataagaaattaggAAGAGAAAAGATGATGGAAGGAGGGAGAAGGAAAGAGGAAcaggaaaaaaaggaaattgagaAGGAATTAAGGCAGAATGAAggttttttagggtttttaaaatggtcgaagtcgtgtacgggaTACACGACTTTCTGCATGTGCGACACGTGGTTACTCCCGTGAAGCCTACATCCACCCGTGAACCTTATGGTTGACTGGATTGTTGACCGTTGACTGACCGtatggaagtcgtgtaccccgtacacgacttcaaCCACCACGCGACAAAATGTGCCAGTTGTATGGATCAAAAAACGTGGGTCGGGTCCACGACTCCAGTCAGATATCGTAGGCCCGGTCCACGACACCATTGGGATTTactgaagtcgtgtaccccgtacacgactttagtcacctattttttaaattactttcCCAACTACcctaattttgtaaatacttttcaaaaacacattatttttaaaaaaaatccattttttttgctaatgATGCAAGcccatatatatatgaaaagaaggaaataacATTACCCTATCAAGAAAGGCAAAggcttttcatttttttggcTTATATcttcatcaacaaaaaatgGAGGCTTCATCCATGATCCTACAAACTCCATAGCTACAAGCATTTACTATGttcaaaactatattttgtctatctct
This genomic interval carries:
- the LOC116401824 gene encoding isovaleryl-CoA dehydrogenase, mitochondrial-like isoform X1 — protein: MCPSFSSSPALPFVPAVTSSGEMSLEEAIGYVASDELIKFKESVKQFAQDNIAPHATKIDQPNSFPNDVNLWKLIRDFDLHGIRTSGSTGVDNFISLLSKNIFRDEHSRLVVYASAENLVRCIIMLFKIFFD
- the LOC116401824 gene encoding uncharacterized protein LOC116401824 isoform X4; amino-acid sequence: MCPSFSSSPALPFVPAVTSSGEMSLEEAIGYVASDELIKDVNLWKLIRDFDLHGIRTSGSTGVDNFISLLSKNIFRDEHSRLVVYASAENLVRCIIMLFKIFFD
- the LOC116401824 gene encoding isovaleryl-CoA dehydrogenase, mitochondrial-like isoform X2, with product MCPSFSSSPALPFVPAVTSSGEMSLEEAIGYVASDELIKFKESVKQFAQDNIAPHATKIDQPNSFPNDVNLWKLIRDFDLHGIRTSDQMDVTVMLLFYICALLCSCFSYRRM
- the LOC116401824 gene encoding isovaleryl-CoA dehydrogenase, mitochondrial-like isoform X3, giving the protein MSLEEAIGYVASDELIKFKESVKQFAQDNIAPHATKIDQPNSFPNDVNLWKLIRDFDLHGIRTSGSTGVDNFISLLSKNIFRDEHSRLVVYASAENLVRCIIMLFKIFFD